A region from the Streptomyces tsukubensis genome encodes:
- a CDS encoding helix-turn-helix domain-containing protein, whose product MSPRAVPDPYADPLAFGQRLQILRTRKGLTRDQLGGLMGRNGSWVKALETGRLKTPKLDAVLRLAEILRLRDLSELTGDQSVSVQLFAGPGHPRLGAVRAAVDALTLGADREAPPTAHLTARLARAWAARHSSPEHREVVGALLPELIRDAQSAARQVGTATQRRSAQAVLSEVYSLAQFFLAYQSDAALLWRVAERGMVTAQESEDPHTIGVAAWLSAQAHRDEGPAHFDAADAVTNAALDYLEPLLPDAGDDVLAIAGALTFEAGYTAACRSDAGTAWRYWDRADAMARRLPEAYFHPVTSFSRAIMGAHAVTVAVELRQAGEAVRQAAASDAVPIPSRPRRARHRIEEARGYQLDGQPDAALAILSRAHEAAPETIKYNGYAKTIVMEETESRSPSRRRRASELAVKLGLPRSVRFG is encoded by the coding sequence GTGTCACCTCGTGCCGTCCCGGACCCGTACGCCGACCCGCTCGCCTTCGGGCAGCGCCTCCAGATCCTCCGTACCCGCAAGGGACTGACCCGCGACCAACTCGGCGGACTGATGGGCCGGAACGGCTCATGGGTGAAGGCGTTGGAGACGGGGCGGCTGAAGACGCCGAAGCTGGACGCCGTCCTCCGGCTCGCGGAGATCCTGCGATTGCGGGATCTTTCGGAGCTGACCGGGGACCAGTCCGTCAGCGTGCAACTCTTCGCCGGACCGGGACACCCTCGGCTCGGTGCCGTACGGGCGGCGGTCGACGCACTGACGTTGGGTGCCGACCGGGAGGCGCCCCCGACCGCCCATCTGACGGCCCGGCTCGCGCGAGCCTGGGCGGCACGGCACTCCTCTCCCGAACACCGCGAAGTGGTGGGTGCTCTTCTGCCGGAACTGATCCGTGACGCGCAGTCGGCGGCGCGCCAGGTCGGCACGGCCACTCAAAGGCGGTCCGCTCAAGCCGTGCTGTCCGAGGTGTACTCACTCGCCCAGTTCTTTCTCGCCTACCAATCGGACGCAGCTCTGCTGTGGCGGGTGGCCGAACGCGGCATGGTCACCGCGCAGGAATCCGAGGACCCGCACACCATCGGAGTGGCTGCCTGGCTGAGCGCGCAGGCCCACCGTGACGAAGGCCCGGCCCACTTCGACGCCGCTGACGCCGTCACCAATGCCGCCCTCGACTACTTGGAGCCGCTGCTTCCCGATGCCGGGGACGATGTCCTCGCCATCGCCGGCGCCCTCACTTTTGAAGCGGGGTACACCGCTGCCTGCCGCAGTGACGCCGGTACGGCCTGGCGGTACTGGGACCGGGCCGACGCCATGGCCCGTCGCCTGCCGGAGGCGTACTTCCATCCGGTCACCAGCTTCTCTCGCGCGATCATGGGCGCCCATGCGGTCACCGTCGCCGTCGAACTGCGTCAGGCGGGTGAGGCGGTCCGGCAGGCGGCAGCCTCCGATGCCGTGCCCATCCCTTCCCGGCCCCGCCGGGCCCGCCACCGGATCGAAGAGGCGCGCGGCTATCAGCTCGACGGTCAGCCCGATGCCGCGCTGGCGATCCTGTCCCGCGCGCACGAGGCCGCGCCCGAGACCATCAAGTACAACGGCTATGCCAAGACGATCGTGATGGAGGAGACCGAGAGCCGGAGCCCCTCCCGCCGCCGGAGGGCCTCGGAACTGGCAGTCAAGCTGGGACTGCCGCGGAGTGTCCGGTTCGGGTAG
- a CDS encoding helix-turn-helix domain-containing protein, with protein sequence MSPSKPIHTGARIAHTRKIRHLTQRELASRANVSYSTVTKVEQGILPVSPSVLGALARALSVSVTDLSGQPYIDELRRDQLDALINPIREALDAYDLRQDSGVPPRPESELSAHAEALCAMVRAGNIKKAAAELPGLIYEATAVAHTGSDSRSWARLASTYRAAYDVTTKLGYHDLCTVALDRMEWASERASDPVLGGMRQYFRALAYLRASNYERGRRLIDLGMLRLDQADSGRELDVVRGQLHLGAAVLAGRKKDRESAEGHLQEAERIALRTGPAEKDHWLSFGPTNVGVHRVSVLAELDLYPEAVRSAEEIAIPDRWPPSRLAHHHAEVARAQMWTGHTKAAFKNLQSAREIAPQQTRYHSTVRETYRGLESSKRSMPQAFSAFGTWLGM encoded by the coding sequence ATGTCGCCAAGCAAGCCGATCCACACCGGCGCCCGCATTGCCCATACCCGGAAAATCCGCCATCTGACGCAGCGAGAGCTGGCCAGCCGCGCGAACGTCTCGTACAGCACCGTTACCAAGGTCGAGCAGGGGATTCTTCCCGTCAGCCCATCAGTTCTGGGCGCACTGGCACGTGCCCTGTCCGTGTCCGTCACCGACCTTTCCGGACAGCCGTACATCGACGAACTGCGGCGCGACCAGCTCGACGCCTTGATAAACCCGATCCGCGAGGCACTGGATGCCTACGACCTGCGGCAGGACTCCGGTGTGCCACCCCGGCCGGAGAGCGAACTTTCGGCGCATGCAGAAGCCCTGTGCGCGATGGTGCGGGCCGGGAACATCAAGAAGGCCGCAGCCGAACTACCCGGGCTGATCTACGAGGCGACGGCCGTCGCCCACACGGGGTCCGACAGCCGGAGCTGGGCACGGCTCGCCAGCACCTACCGCGCCGCCTACGACGTCACGACCAAACTCGGCTATCACGACCTGTGCACCGTTGCGCTCGACCGGATGGAATGGGCCTCCGAGCGGGCGTCCGACCCCGTCTTGGGCGGCATGCGGCAGTACTTCCGGGCCCTGGCCTACCTGCGGGCCAGCAACTACGAGCGCGGTCGGCGGCTCATCGACCTGGGAATGCTGCGGCTCGACCAGGCGGACTCCGGGCGCGAGCTGGATGTCGTACGCGGCCAGCTGCACCTGGGCGCGGCCGTGCTGGCAGGGCGGAAGAAGGACCGGGAGTCAGCCGAGGGGCACCTCCAAGAGGCCGAACGGATCGCGCTGCGGACCGGGCCTGCCGAGAAGGATCACTGGTTGTCGTTCGGGCCCACCAACGTAGGCGTCCATCGCGTGAGCGTGCTCGCCGAGCTGGACCTCTACCCGGAAGCCGTACGGTCGGCCGAGGAAATCGCCATCCCGGACCGGTGGCCGCCGTCCAGGCTCGCCCATCACCACGCGGAGGTAGCACGCGCCCAGATGTGGACCGGGCACACCAAAGCGGCGTTCAAGAACCTCCAGTCGGCACGCGAGATCGCCCCCCAACAGACTCGGTACCACTCCACGGTCCGTGAGACCTATCGGGGACTGGAGTCGTCGAAGCGTTCCATGCCGCAGGCATTCAGCGCTTTCGGTACCTGGCTGGGTATGTGA
- the rph gene encoding ribonuclease PH, with protein sequence MSRIDGRTAEQLRPVTIERGWSKHAEGSVLISFGDTKVLCTASFTEGVPRWRKGSGEGWVTAEYSMLPRATNTRGDRESVRGRIGGRTHEISRLIGRSLRAVVDTKALGENTVVLDCDVLQADGGTRTAAITGAYVALADAVAWAQGKKLIRAGRKPLIGTVGAVSVGIVDGVPLLDLRYEEDVRADTDMNVVCTGDGRFVEVQGTAEAEPFDRKELNALLDLAAGGCADLAALQRAALDETTASA encoded by the coding sequence ATGTCTCGTATCGACGGCCGCACCGCCGAACAGCTCCGTCCCGTCACCATCGAACGCGGGTGGAGCAAGCACGCCGAGGGCTCCGTCCTCATCTCCTTCGGGGACACCAAGGTCCTCTGCACCGCCTCCTTCACCGAGGGCGTGCCCCGCTGGCGCAAGGGCAGCGGCGAGGGCTGGGTGACGGCCGAGTACTCGATGCTGCCGCGCGCCACCAACACCCGCGGCGACCGGGAGTCCGTCCGCGGCCGGATCGGCGGCCGCACCCACGAGATCAGCCGGCTCATCGGCCGCTCCCTGCGGGCCGTCGTCGACACCAAGGCCCTCGGCGAGAACACCGTGGTCCTGGACTGCGACGTCCTCCAGGCCGACGGCGGCACCCGCACCGCCGCGATCACCGGCGCGTACGTCGCCCTCGCCGACGCCGTCGCCTGGGCGCAGGGCAAGAAGCTGATCCGCGCCGGACGGAAGCCGCTCATCGGGACCGTCGGCGCCGTCTCCGTCGGCATCGTCGACGGTGTGCCGCTGCTCGACCTCCGCTACGAGGAGGACGTCCGCGCCGACACCGATATGAACGTCGTCTGCACCGGGGACGGCCGCTTCGTCGAGGTCCAGGGCACCGCCGAGGCCGAGCCCTTCGACCGCAAGGAGCTCAACGCCCTCCTCGACCTGGCCGCCGGGGGCTGCGCCGACCTGGCCGCTCTGCAGCGGGCCGCCCTCGACGAGACGACCGCATCCGCCTGA
- a CDS encoding class I SAM-dependent methyltransferase — translation MPARHDIDAERELWDTYAESTRKDVYESDPVFRWTQYVGHGPGPELLGAPESVLEVGCGTGRALAYLAQQGIKATGVDMSPVMVANTTERWGPLGVRFVCAEVLSYLAETAETYDAVYSMFGAVWFTDPAKLLPLIASRLNPDGVLVFSHPPAIPGAYGPQGMYKGGFAGRAMYTYRYSFTLRKWESLLTKAGFREVEVRVLEAPTQGHIGTLIGRAVAA, via the coding sequence TTGCCCGCACGACACGACATCGACGCCGAACGCGAACTCTGGGACACCTATGCCGAAAGCACTCGGAAGGATGTGTACGAGTCGGATCCCGTCTTTCGCTGGACGCAGTACGTCGGGCACGGGCCGGGCCCCGAACTTCTCGGAGCGCCGGAGTCCGTACTCGAAGTCGGATGTGGCACAGGTCGGGCCCTGGCGTACCTCGCCCAGCAGGGAATCAAGGCAACCGGCGTGGATATGTCGCCCGTGATGGTGGCGAACACGACGGAACGATGGGGCCCGCTGGGGGTCCGGTTCGTGTGTGCGGAGGTGCTCTCGTACCTGGCCGAGACGGCAGAGACGTACGACGCTGTGTATTCGATGTTCGGTGCCGTCTGGTTCACCGACCCGGCCAAGCTTCTTCCTTTGATCGCATCCCGCTTGAATCCCGACGGCGTACTTGTCTTCTCCCACCCCCCGGCCATTCCAGGCGCATACGGCCCGCAGGGGATGTACAAGGGCGGTTTTGCCGGCAGGGCAATGTACACATACCGCTACAGTTTCACTCTCCGGAAATGGGAAAGCCTTCTGACCAAGGCAGGGTTCCGGGAAGTGGAAGTGCGCGTCTTGGAAGCCCCGACACAGGGTCACATCGGAACTCTGATCGGCCGTGCCGTAGCGGCCTGA
- a CDS encoding PTS transporter subunit EIIC, producing the protein MASESVATRGRSPWSGFFQGLQKMGRSLQLPIAVLPAAGIINRLGQPDVFGAEGLGWNDVAKVMAGAGGALLDPELGLPLLFCVGVAIGMAKKSDGSTALAAVAGFLVYRGVLRQFPIDCTPGSSAVAAGCKHVDGTFTLFQYQNPGVFGGIVMGLLAAYFWQRFHRTKLVDWLGFFNGRRLVPIIMAFVAIAFAALCLWIWPPIGTGLENFSDWLVGLGAWGSGIFGLANRALLVIGLHQFLNVPIWFQLGSYTKPDGTVVHGDITMFLAGDPNAGQFTSGFFPIMMFALPAAALAITHTAFPHRRKEVGGLMLSVALTSLVTGITEPIEYSFLFVAPVLYAIHAVLTGVSMAVTWAFGVHDGFSFSAGLIDYVINWSLATKPWLIIPIGLCFAVVYYVIFRFAITVFNLPTPGREPEDVGEQQEKDNIK; encoded by the coding sequence ATGGCGTCCGAGAGCGTAGCGACCCGAGGACGGTCCCCGTGGAGCGGATTCTTCCAGGGGCTCCAGAAAATGGGGCGCAGCCTCCAGTTGCCCATCGCCGTCCTGCCCGCCGCGGGGATCATCAACCGGCTGGGGCAGCCGGACGTCTTCGGCGCCGAGGGGCTGGGCTGGAACGACGTCGCCAAGGTGATGGCGGGGGCGGGCGGGGCGCTGCTCGACCCCGAGCTGGGACTGCCGCTGCTGTTCTGTGTGGGCGTGGCCATCGGTATGGCGAAGAAGTCGGACGGTTCGACCGCGCTCGCCGCGGTCGCGGGCTTCCTGGTCTACCGGGGGGTGCTGCGCCAGTTCCCGATCGACTGCACGCCCGGGTCCTCGGCGGTGGCGGCGGGCTGCAAGCATGTGGACGGGACGTTCACCCTCTTCCAGTACCAGAATCCGGGGGTCTTCGGCGGCATCGTGATGGGGCTGCTGGCGGCGTACTTCTGGCAGCGGTTCCACCGCACCAAGCTGGTGGACTGGCTGGGCTTCTTCAACGGGCGCCGGCTGGTGCCGATCATCATGGCGTTCGTGGCGATCGCGTTCGCCGCGCTCTGTCTGTGGATCTGGCCGCCGATCGGTACGGGGCTGGAGAACTTCAGCGACTGGCTGGTCGGGCTCGGCGCCTGGGGTTCGGGCATCTTCGGCCTCGCGAACCGGGCGCTGCTGGTGATCGGACTGCACCAGTTCCTGAATGTGCCGATCTGGTTCCAGCTGGGGAGCTACACCAAACCCGACGGCACGGTGGTGCACGGCGACATCACGATGTTCCTGGCGGGCGACCCGAACGCGGGCCAGTTCACCAGCGGCTTCTTCCCGATCATGATGTTCGCGCTGCCGGCCGCGGCGCTGGCGATCACGCATACGGCCTTCCCGCACCGCCGCAAGGAGGTCGGCGGGCTGATGCTCTCGGTGGCGCTGACGTCCCTGGTCACCGGCATCACCGAACCCATCGAGTACTCGTTCCTCTTCGTGGCCCCGGTGCTGTACGCCATCCATGCGGTGCTCACGGGTGTCTCGATGGCCGTGACCTGGGCCTTCGGCGTCCATGACGGATTCAGCTTCTCGGCGGGCCTGATCGACTACGTGATCAACTGGAGTCTGGCGACCAAACCGTGGCTGATCATTCCGATCGGACTCTGTTTCGCGGTGGTCTACTACGTGATCTTCCGCTTTGCGATCACGGTCTTCAATCTGCCGACGCCGGGGCGTGAGCCGGAGGACGTGGGCGAGCAGCAGGAGAAGGACAACATCAAGTAG
- a CDS encoding type II toxin-antitoxin system PemK/MazF family toxin — translation MNSSWWPYLAGAVVLLALLVAVVDARGRSGRTGTGRRRPVSRRPPSRPPVLRARRLRPGDIWWAEVPYEDGPGSKDRPCLVLSVSSTTARVAKITSRRNDTRPGVIPLPPGTVGDARDRPSYLETDELRDVRVSAFRRKAGTLPPELWGRVRHLGG, via the coding sequence GTGAACTCGTCGTGGTGGCCGTATCTGGCCGGGGCCGTGGTCCTGCTCGCGCTGCTGGTGGCGGTGGTGGATGCCCGGGGCCGGAGCGGCCGCACGGGAACGGGCCGCCGCCGCCCGGTCTCCCGCCGCCCCCCGTCCCGCCCGCCGGTCCTGCGGGCCCGCCGCCTGCGCCCCGGCGATATTTGGTGGGCGGAGGTCCCCTACGAGGACGGCCCGGGTTCGAAGGACCGCCCCTGTCTGGTCCTCTCGGTCTCGTCCACGACCGCCCGCGTCGCCAAGATCACCAGCCGCCGCAACGACACCCGCCCGGGGGTGATCCCCCTCCCCCCGGGCACGGTGGGCGACGCCCGCGACCGCCCGAGCTACCTGGAAACGGACGAACTCCGCGACGTCCGCGTCTCGGCGTTCCGCCGGAAGGCGGGGACACTGCCGCCGGAGCTGTGGGGGCGGGTCCGCCACCTGGGCGGCTGA
- a CDS encoding flavoprotein, whose amino-acid sequence MTTRVLYLIACAAGPTQYIDDGVRAAQSSGWDVCLVLTPSAAHWWQERLTELSALTGHAVRSQYKRPGEGDSLPKADAMLVAPLSCTSLNKWGAGIADTLALGLVSEGVNMGLPVVAMPYFNQAQARQPAVARSVTDLRSQGVIYLDGAYGYRSHRPKHGDPKAFPWGKAMSAINTHSRQGIPPL is encoded by the coding sequence ATGACAACGCGTGTGCTCTATCTGATCGCCTGTGCCGCCGGTCCCACTCAGTACATCGACGACGGAGTCCGAGCAGCGCAATCCAGCGGCTGGGACGTGTGCCTCGTCCTGACCCCGTCCGCGGCTCATTGGTGGCAAGAGCGACTCACCGAACTCTCAGCGTTGACCGGCCATGCCGTACGCAGCCAGTACAAGCGCCCGGGCGAAGGGGACTCGCTGCCCAAAGCCGATGCCATGCTGGTGGCCCCACTGAGCTGCACCAGCCTGAACAAATGGGGCGCGGGCATCGCTGACACGCTTGCTCTCGGGCTGGTCTCCGAGGGCGTGAACATGGGCCTGCCCGTGGTGGCCATGCCCTACTTCAACCAGGCTCAGGCACGACAGCCCGCAGTTGCTCGGAGCGTCACCGATCTCAGAAGCCAGGGTGTGATCTATCTGGATGGCGCTTACGGCTATCGGTCGCACCGGCCCAAGCACGGTGATCCGAAAGCCTTCCCATGGGGCAAAGCTATGAGTGCGATCAACACGCATTCGCGGCAAGGCATACCGCCTCTGTGA
- a CDS encoding MBL fold metallo-hydrolase yields the protein MKLTVVGCSGSFPSVDSACSSYLVEADGFRLLLDMGNGALGELQRHIGLYDLDAIFLSHLHADHCIDMCGYFVARYYRHDGGRCPAIPVYGPEGTEARLTTAYADTPSPSAMSEVFDFHTLKSGSFDIGPFSVRAERVAHPVEAYGIRLEHGGRTLAYSGDTGVCEPLYELAADADLFLCEASFTYGKETVPDLHLNGREAGELARRADVGRLLLTHIPPWTDAERNLTDARAAFPGGRVELAAAGLSYTV from the coding sequence ATGAAGCTCACCGTCGTCGGCTGCTCGGGGTCGTTTCCGTCCGTGGATTCGGCCTGTTCGAGCTACCTCGTCGAGGCCGACGGCTTCCGGCTGCTCCTCGACATGGGCAACGGTGCCCTCGGCGAGTTGCAGCGCCACATCGGTCTCTACGACCTCGACGCGATCTTCCTCAGCCATCTCCATGCCGACCACTGCATCGACATGTGCGGATACTTCGTCGCCCGCTACTACCGCCACGACGGCGGCCGCTGCCCGGCGATCCCGGTCTACGGCCCCGAGGGCACGGAGGCCCGGCTGACCACGGCGTACGCGGACACGCCTTCCCCCTCCGCGATGAGTGAGGTCTTCGACTTCCACACCCTGAAGTCCGGCAGCTTCGACATCGGGCCCTTCTCGGTCCGTGCCGAACGCGTCGCGCATCCCGTCGAGGCGTACGGCATCCGGCTGGAGCACGGCGGCCGGACCCTGGCGTACTCCGGTGACACCGGGGTGTGCGAGCCCCTGTACGAGCTGGCCGCGGACGCCGACCTCTTCCTGTGCGAGGCGTCGTTCACGTACGGCAAGGAGACCGTCCCGGACCTCCATCTCAACGGCCGCGAGGCCGGGGAGCTGGCGCGGCGCGCCGACGTCGGCCGGCTGCTGCTCACCCATATCCCGCCGTGGACCGACGCCGAGCGGAACCTCACGGACGCCCGCGCCGCCTTCCCCGGCGGGCGCGTCGAGCTGGCCGCCGCGGGCCTCTCGTACACCGTCTGA
- a CDS encoding Scr1 family TA system antitoxin-like transcriptional regulator codes for MAIQPDRIDQSGLELAAMLKHLRKQAGLSGARLAARCNMSQSKVSRIEGNRVRPSLVDVEQILKGLGTSPPVAAEVLALARITQTEWQDRRALHRKGLDKKQLELAGIEASTTDFRYFLLSMTTGLLATPEYIRESISDTPPAQQAKAVRMKLERQAVLLDRSKKFAFILTEQAVRYPLASPGAMAMQIDLLISISRQENIRVGVLPRDVKFSSTPLSTFTVYDERLATIETDLGAAVFRGSKDIRSLLERFSSYEAYAAFGSDARELLTHWAGTFRQ; via the coding sequence GTGGCCATCCAGCCTGACCGAATTGACCAGTCCGGGCTGGAACTGGCCGCCATGCTCAAGCATCTTCGCAAACAAGCCGGGCTCTCAGGGGCCCGGCTTGCCGCGCGTTGCAATATGTCGCAATCCAAGGTCAGCCGCATCGAGGGCAACCGGGTCCGCCCGTCTCTCGTGGATGTCGAGCAGATCCTGAAGGGGTTGGGGACGTCGCCGCCTGTCGCGGCCGAAGTACTGGCTCTGGCCCGCATCACTCAGACGGAATGGCAGGACCGCAGAGCCCTGCACCGCAAGGGTCTGGACAAGAAGCAACTGGAACTGGCAGGGATTGAGGCATCCACCACAGACTTCCGGTACTTCCTTCTATCCATGACCACAGGCCTGCTGGCAACCCCGGAATATATCAGAGAAAGCATCTCCGACACACCGCCTGCACAGCAGGCAAAGGCCGTACGCATGAAACTCGAACGACAGGCGGTACTGCTCGACCGATCCAAGAAATTCGCGTTCATCCTGACCGAGCAGGCCGTCAGATACCCACTTGCATCTCCCGGCGCCATGGCGATGCAGATCGACCTGTTGATCTCCATTTCCCGGCAAGAGAACATCCGGGTCGGGGTGCTACCAAGAGACGTGAAGTTCAGCAGCACTCCACTGAGTACATTCACGGTGTACGACGAGCGCTTGGCAACCATTGAGACGGACTTGGGCGCGGCCGTATTCAGAGGCTCCAAGGATATTCGGTCACTCCTGGAGCGGTTCAGCAGCTATGAGGCGTACGCGGCCTTCGGCAGCGACGCCAGGGAGTTGTTGACCCATTGGGCAGGAACATTTCGGCAATGA
- a CDS encoding PTS transporter subunit EIIC: MSTASAAPAAQKKKGAGAMAVMQRIGRSLMLPVAVLPAAALLVRFGQPDMLGRESFPELIQKIAGYMSAGGNALLDNMPLLFAVGIAIGFAKKSDGSTALAAVTGYLVFKNVLAQFTDKNLPEVAKVVDGKVVMTDAPVDAKVLGGVVMGLVVALLYQRFYRTKLPDWAGFFGGRRLVPILSAFAGLIIAIVIGLIWPVLGAGLHNFGEWLVGSGAAGAGIFGVANRALIPVGMHHLLNSFPWLQAGEYEGKSGDIARFLAGDPEAGQFMTGFFPIMMFALPAACLAIVHCARPERRKVVGGMMFSLALTSFVTGVTEPIEFTFMFIAPVLYAVHAVLTGVSMALTWALGMRDGFGFSAGAIDFLLNLGIASNPWGLALVGLCFAVVYYVVFRFAITKFNLPTPGRESDAELAELEKAESK; encoded by the coding sequence ATGTCCACGGCGAGTGCCGCCCCCGCGGCTCAGAAGAAGAAGGGCGCGGGCGCGATGGCTGTAATGCAGCGCATCGGCCGCAGCCTGATGCTGCCGGTCGCGGTGCTGCCCGCCGCCGCGCTGCTGGTCCGCTTCGGCCAGCCCGACATGTTGGGCCGCGAATCGTTCCCGGAGCTGATACAGAAGATCGCCGGTTATATGTCGGCGGGCGGCAACGCCCTCCTCGACAATATGCCGCTGCTCTTCGCCGTCGGTATCGCGATCGGTTTCGCCAAGAAGTCGGACGGCTCCACCGCGCTCGCCGCCGTCACGGGCTATCTGGTCTTCAAGAACGTCCTGGCGCAGTTCACCGACAAGAACCTGCCCGAGGTCGCCAAGGTCGTCGACGGCAAGGTCGTCATGACGGACGCGCCGGTGGACGCGAAGGTCCTCGGCGGTGTGGTGATGGGCCTTGTGGTCGCCCTGCTCTACCAGCGCTTCTACCGGACCAAGCTGCCGGACTGGGCCGGCTTCTTCGGCGGCCGCCGCCTGGTGCCGATCCTCTCCGCCTTCGCGGGTCTGATCATCGCGATCGTCATCGGTCTGATCTGGCCGGTCCTCGGCGCCGGTCTGCACAACTTCGGCGAGTGGCTGGTCGGCTCCGGCGCGGCGGGCGCGGGCATCTTCGGTGTCGCCAACCGGGCGCTGATCCCCGTCGGCATGCACCACCTGCTGAACTCCTTCCCGTGGCTCCAGGCCGGTGAGTACGAGGGCAAGAGCGGCGACATCGCACGCTTCCTGGCGGGCGACCCGGAAGCCGGGCAGTTCATGACCGGCTTCTTCCCGATCATGATGTTCGCGCTGCCCGCGGCCTGTCTCGCGATCGTCCACTGCGCCCGCCCCGAGCGCCGCAAGGTGGTCGGCGGCATGATGTTCTCGCTGGCCCTGACGTCCTTCGTCACCGGTGTCACCGAGCCCATCGAGTTCACGTTCATGTTCATCGCGCCGGTGCTGTACGCGGTCCACGCGGTGCTGACCGGTGTCTCCATGGCCCTCACCTGGGCGCTCGGGATGCGCGACGGCTTCGGGTTCTCGGCCGGTGCGATCGACTTCCTGCTGAACCTGGGCATCGCGAGCAACCCCTGGGGGCTGGCGCTGGTGGGCCTCTGCTTCGCGGTGGTCTACTACGTGGTCTTCCGCTTCGCGATCACCAAGTTCAATCTGCCGACGCCGGGCCGCGAGTCCGATGCGGAACTGGCGGAGCTGGAGAAGGCGGAGTCCAAGTAG
- a CDS encoding PTS glucose/sucrose transporter subunit IIB has translation MKLGQPCVTVTKRPIAGRGSAERPAEGAGEHQGELMATKAEKIVAALGGVENIEEVEGCITRLRTEVIDPGKVDEAGLKAAGAHGVVKMGTAIQVVIGTDADPIAAEIEDMM, from the coding sequence GTGAAGTTGGGCCAACCGTGCGTTACCGTGACAAAGCGGCCGATCGCGGGCCGAGGCAGCGCCGAGCGCCCCGCCGAGGGTGCCGGGGAACACCAGGGAGAACTTATGGCCACCAAGGCTGAGAAGATCGTCGCCGCGCTCGGCGGAGTCGAGAACATCGAAGAGGTCGAGGGCTGCATCACCCGGCTGCGGACCGAGGTCATCGACCCCGGCAAGGTGGACGAGGCCGGCCTCAAGGCCGCCGGTGCCCACGGCGTCGTCAAGATGGGCACCGCGATCCAGGTCGTCATCGGCACCGACGCCGACCCGATCGCCGCGGAGATCGAAGACATGATGTGA
- a CDS encoding DUF6879 family protein has protein sequence MLLDGENWSRRFAEIKREAWRLETLPQYLVPQEDKEFSAFREGRPPTPYTDSAYTERVRRQKAEGKRNGRVHIVTQPLSDYLRFEFSRYYTAHALAGDNIRILDVTSRLNPLEGVQDFWMFDQAEVVLMNYEANGTQINREVFEGDVSRFIEYQRTAIAESVPFEEYVNGGHPA, from the coding sequence GTGCTCTTGGATGGTGAGAACTGGAGTCGCAGATTCGCGGAGATCAAACGCGAAGCATGGCGGCTCGAAACTCTCCCGCAGTATCTCGTACCGCAGGAGGACAAGGAATTCTCGGCCTTCCGCGAAGGGAGGCCACCGACTCCCTACACTGACTCCGCATACACTGAACGGGTCCGCCGCCAGAAAGCTGAGGGCAAGCGGAACGGCCGCGTGCACATCGTGACGCAACCACTCTCCGACTACCTGCGGTTCGAGTTCAGTCGGTACTACACGGCACACGCCCTGGCGGGTGACAACATCCGCATCCTCGACGTGACCAGCCGGCTGAACCCTCTTGAAGGGGTCCAGGACTTCTGGATGTTCGACCAGGCGGAAGTGGTCCTCATGAACTATGAGGCGAACGGGACGCAGATCAACCGCGAGGTTTTCGAGGGCGACGTTTCCAGATTCATCGAGTACCAGCGCACCGCGATCGCGGAATCGGTGCCCTTCGAGGAGTACGTGAACGGTGGCCATCCAGCCTGA